In one Halorubrum sp. CBA1229 genomic region, the following are encoded:
- a CDS encoding Rieske 2Fe-2S domain-containing protein, translating into MPDGTKLADVETVTERGSYRFTAADPFTNDREIVIVPCDEAPGVRAWVNTCPHESQRFDTGDGVPMRDGEVICPRHGSLFDACSGECDNGPAAGTTLRDVEVAVDDGAVFLTDDGYSFRHEGGTDDDPGSTSHLSL; encoded by the coding sequence ATGCCAGACGGGACGAAGCTCGCCGATGTCGAGACCGTCACCGAGCGGGGGTCGTACCGCTTCACGGCCGCGGACCCGTTCACGAACGACCGAGAGATCGTGATCGTCCCGTGCGACGAGGCGCCCGGAGTCCGGGCGTGGGTCAACACCTGCCCGCACGAGAGCCAGCGGTTCGACACGGGCGACGGCGTGCCGATGCGGGACGGCGAGGTGATCTGCCCGCGCCACGGGTCGCTGTTCGACGCCTGCTCCGGCGAGTGCGACAACGGCCCGGCGGCCGGAACGACGCTCCGCGACGTCGAGGTCGCCGTCGACGACGGCGCCGTCTTCCTGACCGACGACGGCTACTCGTTCCGGCACGAGGGGGGAACCGACGACGACCCGGGATCGACCTCGCACCTGTCGCTCTGA
- a CDS encoding XdhC family protein, which translates to MTHDETEHDGTDEPAHDGAGSHETDEPSGTATKIDDGDVSALEAELTQRREPYARATIVRREPPVSANVGDRAVVTADGDIHGWVGGAACAQSIVATQGVAAIEEGTPRLVGIAPDPDDIDRPGLDAFPMTCHSEGVLELFIEPVTPTTELVVVGDSPVTRSLARLADELAVDVTLVVADGDADRDVPASTRVLDTVDHEAIADAVGPAPLVLVASMGEYDARGVAAGVLADAPYVGLVASDERAAEVTERTAGLLDRDVGEVVAAVTNPAGVDVAAYTPAAIAASLLAEVVDERSKASPATGGGAAAAGAVAERDESDAGDGDDEGREAAAGHEAAAGDTAGTDDGGDEADTESGGDADEADESAIDPVCGMTVDPATADASVEHDGETYHFCCHGCADSFANDPASYLEEGAEA; encoded by the coding sequence ATGACACACGACGAGACCGAACACGACGGGACCGACGAGCCCGCACACGACGGAGCCGGCAGCCACGAGACCGACGAACCGAGCGGGACCGCGACGAAGATCGACGACGGCGACGTCTCCGCGTTGGAGGCGGAGCTGACCCAGCGCCGGGAGCCGTACGCGCGAGCGACGATCGTCCGGCGCGAGCCCCCGGTGTCGGCGAACGTCGGCGACCGCGCGGTCGTGACCGCCGACGGCGATATCCACGGCTGGGTCGGCGGCGCGGCCTGCGCGCAGTCGATCGTGGCGACGCAGGGCGTCGCGGCGATCGAGGAGGGGACCCCCCGACTGGTCGGGATCGCCCCCGACCCGGACGACATCGACCGCCCGGGGCTCGACGCCTTCCCGATGACGTGTCACAGCGAGGGCGTGCTGGAGCTGTTCATCGAGCCGGTGACGCCGACGACCGAGCTCGTCGTCGTCGGCGACTCGCCGGTGACCCGGTCGCTCGCGCGGCTGGCCGACGAGCTCGCGGTCGACGTGACGCTCGTCGTCGCCGACGGCGACGCGGACCGCGACGTGCCCGCGTCGACGCGGGTGCTCGACACGGTCGACCACGAGGCGATCGCCGACGCCGTCGGCCCCGCGCCGCTCGTCCTCGTCGCCTCGATGGGCGAGTACGACGCGCGCGGCGTCGCCGCCGGCGTCCTCGCGGACGCGCCCTACGTCGGCCTCGTCGCCAGCGACGAGCGGGCGGCCGAGGTGACCGAGCGCACCGCGGGGCTGCTCGACCGCGACGTGGGGGAGGTCGTCGCGGCGGTGACGAACCCCGCGGGCGTCGACGTGGCCGCCTACACCCCGGCGGCGATCGCGGCGAGCCTGCTCGCCGAGGTCGTCGACGAGCGGTCGAAGGCGAGTCCGGCGACCGGTGGCGGCGCGGCCGCCGCGGGCGCCGTCGCCGAGAGGGACGAGAGCGACGCTGGTGACGGGGATGACGAGGGCCGCGAGGCGGCCGCGGGCCACGAGGCAGCCGCGGGCGACACCGCCGGAACCGACGACGGCGGAGACGAAGCCGACACCGAGAGCGGCGGCGACGCCGACGAAGCCGACGAGTCAGCGATCGACCCGGTCTGCGGTATGACCGTCGACCCGGCGACCGCGGACGCCTCGGTCGAGCACGACGGCGAGACGTACCACTTCTGCTGTCACGGCTGCGCCGACTCGTTCGCGAACGACCCGGCGTCGTACCTCGAGGAGGGGGCCGAGGCGTGA
- a CDS encoding DUF364 domain-containing protein, whose translation MSRERDRTDTDAEWPGPVLRATLDALRDRGALSEVSLGRVTVGDAVALVELAAGGERESRDGGRPAAGLAHLPEDASPTPPADVEGLLAPLRPGEGSSASAARALGARSLAVATLNACAAPLLGWRDGDPMALLDPSVETVATVGLFRPAFRKFDGVEVRVVERDPVDPATVSTPAGVSLRSFIPAEAAAAMEGADVVFVTGSTLVYGGIERYLDAAPASATVVVVGATASSLPDPLFDRGVDVVAGAAVDDPVRTRHAVAGGACGTDLHDRGVRKVYAARDAPATIDLQH comes from the coding sequence ATGAGCCGCGAGCGCGATCGCACCGACACCGACGCGGAGTGGCCCGGTCCAGTCCTGCGGGCGACGCTCGACGCGCTCCGCGACCGCGGCGCGCTCTCGGAGGTTTCCCTCGGCCGAGTCACGGTCGGCGACGCCGTCGCGCTCGTGGAGCTCGCGGCCGGAGGCGAACGGGAGAGCCGGGACGGAGGACGACCCGCGGCCGGGCTCGCGCACCTGCCCGAGGACGCGTCGCCGACCCCCCCGGCCGACGTGGAGGGGCTGCTGGCGCCGCTGCGACCGGGTGAGGGGAGTTCCGCGTCAGCGGCCAGGGCCCTCGGCGCACGCTCGCTGGCGGTGGCGACGCTGAACGCGTGCGCGGCGCCGCTACTCGGCTGGCGGGACGGAGACCCGATGGCGCTGCTCGACCCGTCGGTCGAGACGGTCGCGACGGTCGGGCTGTTCCGCCCGGCGTTCCGGAAGTTCGACGGCGTCGAGGTCCGCGTCGTCGAGCGCGACCCCGTCGACCCGGCGACGGTGTCGACGCCCGCCGGCGTCTCGCTGCGGTCGTTCATCCCCGCGGAGGCCGCGGCCGCGATGGAGGGGGCGGACGTGGTCTTCGTCACCGGCTCGACGCTCGTCTACGGCGGGATCGAGCGATACCTCGACGCCGCGCCCGCGTCGGCGACGGTTGTCGTGGTCGGCGCGACCGCCTCGTCGCTCCCGGACCCGCTGTTCGACCGCGGCGTCGACGTCGTCGCCGGCGCGGCGGTTGACGACCCCGTTCGGACGCGGCACGCGGTGGCGGGCGGCGCCTGCGGGACGGACCTGCACGACCGCGGCGTTCGAAAGGTGTACGCGGCGCGCGACGCGCCGGCGACCATCGACCTGCAACACTGA
- a CDS encoding MoxR family ATPase has protein sequence MSGELDGGPFDSLTEAELRERFEETDYVADDRTVTTVDLALRLGRPLLVEGPPGSGKTELGKTLAEGFDTELIRLQCYEGLTAENALYEWNYTKQLLAVQADEGTVAGGAATNGDAGAAGGRDREAGAAGAGSVFGEEYLLERPLLRALRNSEGRPPVLLIDEIDRADEEFEAFLLELLSDFQVSIPEYGTVSASTPPIVILTSNRTRGLSDALKRRCLYLHVEPPSFETEYEIVRRKVPELDAAVAAEVCSVVERLREESFLKRPGVAETLDWARAVAALRHDDADEPLAPDVIERTIGCLLKEAEDVSRVDAELLERLHDAASAAAERVE, from the coding sequence GTGAGCGGGGAGCTCGACGGGGGCCCCTTCGACTCGCTCACCGAGGCGGAGCTCCGCGAGCGGTTCGAGGAGACCGACTACGTCGCCGACGACCGCACGGTGACGACCGTCGACCTCGCCCTCCGGCTGGGGCGCCCGCTGCTCGTCGAGGGGCCGCCGGGCAGCGGGAAGACGGAGCTCGGCAAGACGCTCGCCGAGGGGTTCGACACGGAGCTGATCCGGCTCCAGTGCTACGAGGGGCTCACCGCGGAGAACGCCCTCTACGAGTGGAACTACACGAAGCAGCTGCTCGCCGTGCAGGCCGACGAGGGGACGGTCGCCGGCGGCGCCGCGACGAACGGCGACGCCGGGGCGGCGGGCGGGCGCGACCGAGAGGCCGGCGCCGCGGGCGCCGGCTCGGTGTTCGGCGAGGAGTACCTCCTCGAACGCCCCCTGCTGCGCGCGCTCCGCAACTCGGAGGGGCGGCCGCCGGTGCTGCTGATCGACGAGATCGACCGCGCCGACGAGGAGTTCGAGGCGTTCCTCTTAGAGCTGCTCTCGGACTTTCAGGTGTCGATCCCGGAGTACGGCACCGTGAGCGCGTCGACGCCCCCGATCGTGATCCTCACGTCGAACCGGACGCGGGGGCTGAGCGACGCGCTGAAGCGCCGGTGTCTCTACCTCCACGTCGAGCCGCCGTCGTTCGAGACGGAGTACGAGATCGTCCGCCGGAAGGTGCCGGAGCTGGACGCCGCGGTCGCCGCGGAGGTGTGCTCGGTGGTCGAGCGGCTGCGCGAGGAGTCGTTCCTCAAGCGCCCGGGCGTCGCCGAGACGCTCGACTGGGCGCGCGCGGTCGCCGCGCTTCGTCACGACGACGCGGACGAGCCGCTCGCGCCCGACGTGATCGAGCGGACGATCGGCTGCCTGCTGAAGGAGGCCGAGGACGTGAGCCGTGTCGACGCGGAACTGCTCGAGCGGCTCCACGACGCCGCGAGCGCGGCGGCGGAACGGGTCGAGTGA
- a CDS encoding winged helix-turn-helix domain-containing protein: MASAFPHQPTVDHAPREQTDVVIGRDEPIDVLRVLSCDTAQQILAALTEEPGTASDVAADVDASLQNVTYHLDRLCDAELIAPVKTWYSEKGKEMTVYAATTERLVVRFDASADRSPAERDRS; encoded by the coding sequence ATGGCAAGCGCGTTTCCACACCAGCCGACAGTCGACCACGCCCCCCGAGAGCAGACGGACGTCGTGATCGGCCGCGACGAGCCGATCGACGTCCTTCGGGTCCTCTCGTGTGACACCGCTCAACAGATCCTCGCCGCGCTCACGGAGGAGCCCGGCACGGCCTCGGACGTCGCCGCCGACGTCGACGCCTCGCTCCAGAACGTCACGTACCACCTCGACCGGCTCTGCGACGCGGAGCTTATCGCCCCGGTCAAGACGTGGTACTCGGAGAAGGGGAAGGAGATGACCGTGTACGCCGCGACGACCGAGCGGCTCGTCGTGCGCTTCGACGCGTCCGCCGACCGCTCGCCGGCGGAGCGCGACCGGTCCTGA
- a CDS encoding alpha/beta hydrolase, translated as MRADEIDPQAKAAVERQERLPLPHSRWGLKLARLLTEPVMRVRNRNPPPVGRTVDGTIPGPEGDLDARLYLPDAEGPFPTVVFFHGGGFVLGSVATHDWLCRGLTRESGCAVLSVGYRLAPEHPFPAAVADAYAAVEWAADNPDALAGTGEVAVAGDSAGGALAAVAALMAAERDGPAIAHQALLYPGVGVRPGQPSVREHAGIVLDEADIEWFSDCYYGDEIHRRNPYADPTNAGDLSGVAPATVVTAGFDPLRDGGRAYAEQLVRDGVPTRYENYEAMVHGFMTLRDVDRAAEAIAAVGDDLADAFEG; from the coding sequence ATGCGCGCCGACGAGATCGACCCGCAGGCGAAGGCGGCCGTCGAGCGGCAGGAGCGGCTCCCGCTGCCGCACAGCAGGTGGGGGCTGAAACTCGCCCGGCTCCTCACCGAGCCGGTGATGCGGGTCCGGAACCGGAACCCCCCGCCGGTCGGACGGACCGTGGACGGGACGATACCGGGCCCCGAGGGCGACCTCGACGCGCGGCTCTACCTCCCGGACGCCGAGGGCCCGTTCCCGACGGTCGTCTTCTTCCACGGCGGCGGATTCGTGCTCGGCAGCGTCGCCACCCACGACTGGCTCTGTCGGGGGCTCACCCGGGAGAGCGGCTGCGCCGTCCTCTCGGTCGGCTACCGGCTCGCCCCCGAGCACCCGTTCCCCGCGGCGGTCGCGGACGCGTACGCCGCCGTCGAGTGGGCCGCCGACAACCCGGACGCGCTCGCCGGCACGGGCGAGGTCGCGGTCGCGGGCGACTCGGCCGGCGGGGCGCTCGCCGCGGTCGCAGCGCTCATGGCCGCCGAGCGCGACGGCCCGGCGATCGCGCACCAGGCCCTGTTGTATCCGGGCGTCGGCGTCCGCCCCGGCCAGCCGTCGGTCCGGGAGCACGCCGGGATCGTCCTCGACGAGGCCGACATCGAGTGGTTCTCCGACTGTTACTACGGCGACGAGATCCACCGGCGGAACCCGTACGCCGACCCGACGAACGCGGGCGACCTCTCGGGCGTCGCGCCCGCGACGGTGGTGACCGCCGGGTTCGACCCGCTCCGCGACGGCGGGCGGGCGTACGCCGAGCAGCTGGTCCGGGACGGCGTCCCGACGCGGTACGAGAACTACGAGGCCATGGTCCACGGCTTCATGACGCTCCGCGACGTCGACCGCGCCGCGGAGGCGATCGCGGCCGTCGGCGACGACCTCGCGGACGCGTTCGAGGGTTGA
- a CDS encoding VWA domain-containing protein produces MASSDGTETETPDFPAARRHLLTELIRFVAVLRRDGVAVPASGTLDAARALAAVGIADERRVEAALRASLLAETADGDAFDEAFPTFWHRIRSGLDRIATAHDGPSPAGDEGADGDDREADDAAPADDSERDDAAEPGLLDDAEPPEMDADGDGDPTVKIPTDRRHVAGDRPTDESREESDGRRYSAVGESALVEADVPAPSSEERAAAGRFVDALSSLPGRRRRRSPTGPAVDARGALRASLQTGGAPIDLPRDAPTPSELRCCLLVDVSGSVLDTVDRGALLALGERVATSARDARVFLFDTDFAEATAAFADPARSPADALRAAEIEWGGGTKIGHALGELRRTAPHAVDRRTVVVVVSDGLDVGDPALFTDGITWLSDRADGVVWLNPLAVSPSFEPASRGMSDAAPYVDGLFGFAAASDLAEAARQIERRGLGGPIGYEHDPRRTGGAPGGGRGRTDDETGTGDAGEGGVV; encoded by the coding sequence ATGGCGAGCTCCGACGGCACCGAGACGGAAACGCCCGACTTCCCGGCGGCGAGGCGACACCTCCTGACGGAGCTGATCCGGTTCGTCGCGGTGCTCCGGCGCGACGGCGTCGCCGTGCCGGCCTCCGGCACCCTCGACGCCGCCCGCGCGCTCGCGGCGGTCGGGATCGCCGACGAGCGGCGGGTCGAGGCGGCGCTCCGCGCGAGCCTGCTCGCCGAGACCGCCGACGGCGACGCCTTCGACGAGGCGTTCCCGACGTTCTGGCACCGGATCCGCAGCGGGCTCGATCGGATCGCCACCGCCCACGACGGGCCGTCGCCGGCGGGCGACGAGGGCGCCGACGGCGACGACCGCGAGGCGGACGACGCGGCGCCGGCCGACGACTCGGAGCGCGACGACGCGGCGGAACCGGGGCTGCTCGACGACGCCGAGCCGCCGGAGATGGACGCCGACGGCGACGGCGATCCGACGGTGAAGATCCCGACCGACCGGCGCCACGTCGCCGGCGATCGGCCGACCGACGAGTCGCGCGAGGAGTCGGACGGCCGGCGGTACAGCGCGGTGGGCGAGAGCGCGCTCGTCGAGGCCGACGTCCCGGCCCCGTCGAGCGAGGAGCGCGCGGCCGCCGGGCGGTTCGTCGACGCGCTCTCGTCGCTGCCCGGCCGGCGCCGCCGGCGGTCACCGACCGGCCCGGCCGTCGACGCGCGGGGCGCGCTGCGGGCGAGCCTCCAGACCGGGGGCGCGCCGATCGACCTCCCGCGGGACGCCCCGACGCCGAGCGAGCTGCGGTGCTGTCTGCTCGTCGACGTCAGCGGGTCGGTGCTCGACACCGTCGACCGGGGTGCGCTGCTCGCGCTCGGGGAGCGGGTCGCGACGAGCGCCCGCGACGCCCGCGTCTTCCTCTTCGACACCGACTTCGCCGAGGCGACGGCGGCGTTCGCGGACCCGGCCCGCTCGCCGGCCGACGCGCTCCGCGCCGCGGAGATCGAGTGGGGCGGAGGGACGAAGATCGGCCACGCGCTCGGCGAGCTGCGCCGGACAGCCCCGCACGCCGTCGACCGCCGGACGGTCGTCGTCGTCGTGAGCGACGGGCTCGACGTCGGCGATCCGGCCCTGTTCACCGACGGGATCACGTGGCTCTCCGACCGGGCCGACGGCGTCGTCTGGCTCAACCCGCTCGCCGTCTCACCGTCGTTCGAGCCGGCCTCGCGCGGGATGAGCGACGCGGCCCCGTACGTCGACGGGCTGTTCGGGTTCGCCGCGGCGAGCGACCTCGCGGAGGCCGCCCGTCAGATCGAACGCCGGGGGCTCGGGGGGCCCATCGGTTACGAGCACGACCCGCGCCGGACCGGCGGCGCGCCCGGGGGCGGACGCGGTCGCACCGACGACGAGACGGGGACCGGCGACGCCGGCGAGGGGGGTGTCGTATGA
- a CDS encoding aerobic carbon-monoxide dehydrogenase large subunit → MSSEPDTPDAETEYQHDEDGGPDPEKHCGHGRGGMGEEVTRKEDKRFITGRGNYVDDIKKPGMLHCEIVRSPHAHARIEEIDGSRAEAMDDVVAVLTAEDLLEHDLATMPTLMDDTQDVLVNDKVKFQSQEVAAVIAKDRYAAKDGAEKVEVDYDVLDPVVDAEEALEADAPLVRDELEDQEDNHIFDWDTGDKEATDEVFDQADVTVEEDMLYQRLHPAPIETCGAVADWDPGMDKMTVHMTSQAPHAHRTLFSQVSGIPEHKVRIVSPDVGGGFGNKVPIYPGYVVAAAASYVLEQPVKWIEERSENIQTTGFARDYDMTGELAATEDGVIEGVKVDVLANHGAYNAAAQPSKFPAGFFNIFTGSYDIEAAYGSLTAAFTNTAPGGVAYRCSFRVTEAVYLIERMVKVLADELEMDPAEIRRRNFIPSDAFPYESATGWNYDSGNYEKALDKALEMADYEHYREEQQRRIEEDADKLIGIGISSFTEVVGAGPGKQCDIAGIEMFDSADLRVNPTGNAVLRVGVQTQGQGHETTFAQIVAEELGMDVDSITVEHGDTDTEPYGLGTYGSRSTPVAGAAAAVAARKVRDKAKSIAANELEAAEEDIEWDRESGEFHVAGAPDRSITITEIAAGAYMNHPGDEEPGLEAVNYYDPPEMTYPFGSYIVVVEVDRETGEVDFEKFVAVDDCGNRINPMIIEGQIHGGLAQGIGTAMLEKVTYDDNGNVTGGDFMNYLLPTANEIPNFETGHTVTPSPHHPIGAKGVGESPTVGSPPAIVNAVVDAMSHAGVSHVEMPMTPDVVWETLDEAGLAHQPAHNVEFDLGDDAEPADD, encoded by the coding sequence ATGAGTAGCGAACCAGACACCCCCGACGCGGAAACGGAGTATCAGCACGACGAGGACGGCGGTCCCGACCCGGAGAAACACTGCGGCCACGGCCGCGGCGGGATGGGCGAGGAGGTGACGCGCAAGGAGGACAAGCGCTTCATCACCGGCCGCGGCAACTACGTCGACGACATCAAGAAGCCGGGCATGCTCCACTGCGAGATCGTCCGGAGCCCGCACGCCCACGCCCGGATCGAGGAGATCGACGGCTCCCGCGCCGAGGCGATGGACGACGTCGTCGCGGTGCTGACGGCCGAGGACTTACTGGAGCACGACCTCGCGACGATGCCGACACTGATGGACGACACGCAGGACGTGCTCGTCAACGACAAGGTGAAGTTCCAGTCGCAGGAGGTCGCGGCCGTCATCGCGAAGGACCGCTACGCGGCGAAGGACGGGGCCGAGAAGGTCGAGGTCGACTACGACGTGCTCGACCCCGTCGTCGACGCCGAGGAGGCGCTCGAAGCGGACGCGCCGCTGGTCCGCGACGAGCTCGAGGACCAGGAGGACAACCACATCTTCGACTGGGACACCGGTGACAAGGAGGCCACCGACGAAGTGTTCGACCAGGCCGACGTCACCGTCGAGGAGGACATGCTGTACCAGCGGCTCCACCCCGCCCCGATCGAGACGTGCGGCGCGGTCGCCGACTGGGACCCCGGGATGGACAAGATGACCGTCCACATGACGTCGCAGGCGCCCCACGCCCACCGCACCCTGTTCTCGCAGGTGTCGGGGATCCCGGAGCATAAGGTCCGGATCGTGAGCCCCGACGTCGGCGGCGGGTTCGGCAACAAGGTGCCGATCTACCCGGGGTACGTCGTCGCCGCGGCGGCGTCGTACGTCCTCGAACAGCCGGTGAAGTGGATCGAGGAGCGCTCCGAGAACATCCAGACGACCGGGTTCGCCCGCGACTACGACATGACCGGCGAGCTCGCGGCCACCGAGGACGGCGTCATCGAGGGCGTCAAGGTCGACGTGCTCGCCAACCACGGCGCGTACAACGCGGCGGCCCAGCCGTCGAAGTTCCCGGCCGGCTTCTTCAACATCTTCACGGGCTCGTACGACATCGAGGCCGCGTACGGCTCGCTGACGGCCGCGTTCACCAACACCGCTCCCGGCGGCGTCGCCTACCGGTGCTCGTTCCGCGTCACGGAGGCGGTGTATCTCATCGAGCGCATGGTGAAGGTGCTCGCCGACGAGTTAGAGATGGACCCGGCGGAGATCCGCCGGCGGAACTTCATCCCCTCGGACGCGTTCCCGTACGAGTCCGCGACAGGCTGGAACTACGACTCCGGGAACTACGAGAAGGCGCTCGACAAGGCCCTAGAGATGGCCGACTACGAGCACTACCGCGAGGAGCAGCAGCGGCGGATCGAGGAGGACGCGGACAAGCTCATCGGCATCGGCATCTCCTCGTTCACGGAGGTGGTCGGCGCCGGCCCCGGCAAGCAGTGCGACATCGCGGGCATCGAGATGTTCGACTCCGCGGACCTGCGCGTGAACCCGACCGGCAACGCCGTGTTGCGGGTCGGCGTCCAGACGCAGGGCCAGGGCCACGAGACCACCTTCGCGCAGATCGTCGCCGAGGAGCTCGGGATGGACGTGGACTCGATTACGGTCGAGCACGGCGACACCGACACCGAGCCGTACGGGCTCGGGACGTACGGCTCGCGGTCGACGCCCGTCGCGGGCGCGGCCGCCGCCGTCGCCGCGCGCAAGGTGCGCGACAAGGCGAAGTCGATCGCCGCCAACGAGCTGGAGGCCGCCGAGGAGGACATCGAGTGGGACCGCGAGTCCGGCGAGTTCCACGTCGCCGGCGCCCCCGACCGCTCGATCACCATCACGGAGATCGCGGCGGGCGCCTACATGAACCACCCCGGCGACGAGGAGCCCGGGCTGGAGGCCGTGAACTACTACGACCCGCCGGAGATGACGTACCCGTTCGGCTCGTACATCGTCGTCGTCGAGGTCGACCGCGAGACCGGCGAGGTCGACTTCGAGAAGTTCGTCGCGGTCGACGACTGCGGGAACCGCATCAACCCGATGATCATCGAGGGGCAGATCCACGGCGGGCTCGCCCAGGGGATCGGCACCGCGATGTTGGAGAAGGTCACCTACGACGACAACGGCAACGTCACCGGCGGCGACTTCATGAACTACCTGCTGCCGACGGCCAACGAGATCCCGAACTTCGAGACGGGCCACACCGTCACGCCGTCGCCGCACCACCCGATCGGCGCGAAGGGCGTCGGCGAGTCGCCCACCGTCGGGTCGCCGCCGGCGATCGTCAACGCCGTCGTCGACGCGATGAGCCACGCCGGCGTCTCCCACGTCGAGATGCCGATGACGCCGGACGTCGTCTGGGAGACGCTCGACGAGGCCGGGCTGGCCCACCAGCCCGCCCACAACGTCGAGTTCGACCTCGGCGACGACGCCGAACCGGCCGACGACTGA
- a CDS encoding XdhC/CoxI family protein: MTASNWSVPETEVVQRVRDRLDADGTDVLATIVDVEGNAYRRPGAKMLLDDDGAGVGSITAGCIEDDLLAAAETVRETGRPDRVTYDLMEDEDDVWGLGVGCNGVIDVLLEPLDETYRPAVESFDAGRDVAVLTVLSAGDDGGNHDAGDGASGDGGDTDRGRLGERAYYHPDEDRFTLPDGSPADGWPTEALAGPASDLAARGAADVVTVEDGAGATLEAFVDGLAAPDDLVVFGTGHDVGPVVELGERNDFRVTVVGFRGGVDLDARFPDAHRTVTTSPAGVDDALDIDDRTHAVVMTHNFVDDRIAVEALLRSPAPYVGLMGPRERFEEMLEAYDDEGTTFDESELASLYTPVGLDLGGGSPYQIAHSIVGEALAVSNGRTPRHLREREGHIHDRVDVESREPEAPSR; the protein is encoded by the coding sequence ATGACAGCAAGCAACTGGAGCGTACCGGAGACCGAGGTGGTACAGCGCGTTCGCGACCGACTCGACGCCGACGGCACCGACGTCCTCGCGACGATCGTCGACGTCGAGGGGAACGCCTACCGTCGCCCGGGAGCGAAGATGCTCCTCGACGACGACGGGGCGGGCGTCGGCTCGATCACGGCGGGCTGTATCGAGGACGACCTGCTCGCCGCCGCGGAGACGGTCCGCGAGACGGGGCGCCCCGACCGGGTCACCTACGACCTGATGGAGGACGAGGACGACGTCTGGGGGCTCGGCGTGGGCTGTAACGGCGTAATCGACGTCCTCCTGGAACCGTTAGACGAGACGTACCGCCCGGCGGTCGAGTCGTTCGACGCCGGCCGCGACGTCGCCGTGCTCACGGTACTCTCCGCGGGCGACGACGGCGGCAACCACGACGCGGGCGACGGCGCGAGCGGTGACGGCGGGGACACGGACCGCGGTCGCCTCGGCGAGCGCGCCTACTACCATCCCGACGAGGACCGGTTCACGCTCCCCGACGGGTCGCCCGCCGACGGGTGGCCGACCGAGGCGCTCGCGGGGCCGGCGTCGGACCTCGCCGCGCGCGGCGCCGCGGACGTCGTCACGGTCGAGGACGGGGCGGGGGCAACGCTGGAGGCCTTCGTCGACGGGCTCGCCGCCCCGGACGACCTCGTCGTCTTCGGGACGGGCCACGACGTCGGTCCGGTCGTCGAACTGGGCGAGCGGAACGACTTCCGGGTCACCGTCGTCGGCTTCCGCGGCGGGGTCGATCTCGACGCGCGGTTCCCCGACGCCCACCGGACCGTGACGACGTCGCCGGCGGGGGTCGACGACGCGCTCGATATCGACGACCGGACGCACGCGGTCGTGATGACGCACAACTTCGTCGACGACCGCATCGCCGTCGAGGCGCTGCTGCGCTCGCCGGCGCCGTACGTCGGCCTGATGGGGCCGCGGGAGCGGTTCGAGGAGATGCTGGAGGCGTACGACGACGAGGGGACGACGTTCGACGAGTCGGAGCTCGCGTCGCTGTACACGCCCGTCGGACTGGACCTCGGCGGCGGCTCGCCGTACCAGATCGCCCACAGCATCGTGGGCGAAGCGCTCGCCGTCAGCAACGGCCGAACGCCGCGGCACTTACGAGAGCGCGAGGGGCACATCCACGACCGCGTCGACGTCGAGTCGCGCGAGCCCGAGGCGCCGAGTCGGTGA
- a CDS encoding MarR family transcriptional regulator, whose product MSEDVEIARERVIESLEQSAEVYGLSRSSGRIYGVLYFSDGPLSIPELVERTGYAKSTVSNVTRTLTRVGLIRRRSSDGGGRRVRFAAEREVWFILQDVFQQYVQRELQATHREIQRAERGLDDADGVEVERIRELRETYEELQEIVDLASELSAAELRDALESYER is encoded by the coding sequence ATGAGTGAGGACGTCGAGATCGCCCGCGAGCGCGTCATCGAATCGCTCGAGCAGTCGGCCGAGGTGTACGGGCTGAGCCGCAGTTCCGGCCGGATCTACGGCGTCCTCTACTTCTCGGACGGCCCCCTGTCGATCCCCGAGCTCGTCGAGCGGACCGGCTACGCGAAGTCGACCGTCAGCAACGTCACCCGCACGCTCACGCGGGTCGGCCTGATCCGCCGTCGGTCGTCCGACGGCGGCGGGCGGCGGGTCCGGTTCGCCGCCGAGCGGGAGGTCTGGTTCATTCTGCAGGACGTGTTCCAGCAGTACGTGCAACGCGAGCTCCAGGCCACCCATCGGGAGATCCAACGCGCGGAACGCGGCCTCGACGACGCGGACGGCGTCGAGGTCGAACGGATCCGCGAGCTCCGGGAGACGTACGAGGAGCTACAGGAGATCGTCGACCTCGCGTCCGAGCTCTCCGCCGCGGAGCTGCGCGACGCGCTGGAATCCTACGAGCGGTAG